A segment of the Lycium ferocissimum isolate CSIRO_LF1 chromosome 5, AGI_CSIRO_Lferr_CH_V1, whole genome shotgun sequence genome:
tatataaatttcttaccatattaatttttttaatcatattatGAAGTATTCTGGTCCTGCACTAAATTTTATGTTGAGTTTGTATAGATGATTTCCCATTCAAAATTCAtatatattgatttttttttgcttaacaTAGAAtatttttcacaattttttttcgttaaataattcatacatcatgttatgatattaatAATCATACGTCATATGTTAATTCTTTTGGGTGAAAATCAATTTCATCCCCCCCCGCCCCAAaactttctttaaaaatcaaaccctcgacctcccccccccccccccccaaccccaaccccatTATGAACATAGACATTCTCCCCTTTATCCATGCAAtatctattttacccttgacaTTTTCAATCCTCTATCCATGTAATACctctttatattatataaaatttattcttTTAACCTAGGTATGTAtggatttttatttaaattcatattataagtagaataatccttttataaatttatcacaaaatctaatgttactttttatgtttgatattttagtattaCATTGATTAAGTATATTATGTGTGTAcatgcatatgtgtgtgtgtgtattacctgttatttttacatatatatgtatatgtatatttaattttcacttctctcttattctctatttttagtatagaaACGAGCTTTGGTTTTCATTAatggaatattttaaattataatttaaaattcatttataatataaatagataatcttttagaaatttgttatggaatatacctctattttattaattattttgtattgcttgcattaaaatatatttataaagttattattactTGTTATTTTTACATGTATAAGTAGATATCAGAGTTTTgatcattattttttaaaaaatatattatttattctCATTTATTTCGTTATCGAACGGCATTAAGTTATATACTTAACtagtatttctcacttttccttttccctctagaaaataatatttattttttataggaaatttgttacatagattaaagagattaaaaaaaatcatgattttaaagaagtaaaagaaaaaaaaagactaattggtaaaagcaaaaaaaaaaagacaagttgataatgtaaggtTTATATAGGAATTTTAAAAAGTCTATTAggataaagggggggagaatgacTATTATTCAAAATTGAGGGGagagtttaatttttaaagcggGGTTGAAATTCACCCTAGTTCTTTTTTATGCGGACAAATACACTACTACAAATTAAATGGGACTCCAATGTGTAACTCAAACACCAaggaaattgagaaaaaaaggtTCAAACAATCTGAAGTTTTATCTTTACACGGATAGCTATTTAAATTCCAACTAGTACACAAGTCTTTAATTTCGAAATGAGGTATAAATAGTTCAATCTTCAAAATTGTTTCCTTTTAACGAAacagaaagaagaaaaatctagaggcAGCtgtattttcattcaattttcgTCATCGTCATGGGTACACATAtaatcaagaaaaggaaaaaacaggGCTTAGACCGTAATTTAGATGACCTTAAAGAACGTGGATCACCTAAAACAAGAAATAACCCAAgcaaatatatacacactaaATCAGGCCTTGAAGCACCATAAGTGGTGATTATTATTATCTTTGTCTATGATATCCTCAACGTAACGAAACTCCTCGACATGACAAGGGATATTAATAGGACCATTGTGATGAAATTCAACTTCATCCTCAGCTCCTTTGAGCAACTGGATGAAGAGAGGATGATTGATGTGCATCACTGGTATGACAAACCTCTGTTGCTCTTCCCCTTGACCAACCATCACCGCAACGCACCCTCTTGGTATGTCCCTGAATTCCTCAATATTCTCATGCCCATGtccatgatgatgatggtgatgatgatgaaagtGAAAATTAGGCAGGTGCACTTGAACATGGAATTTCAAATGATGGTGTTTGTCTCCGCTCCCCATTTCTTTCGAAATTAAACAAGACCGACTCTAAGGAAAACAATACAATTCTTTTAGGtttgtgtttttattttgtaCAGAAGTTGAATTTGAGATGGGAGAGTTGTTGAATGGGGGGGCTAGGTATTTATGCAAGCAAAGGTGGGAGGAATATGTCAACTGCTCGCATAATGCTTGCTTAACCCAGAAGATCTAGGCGTGTTGCCGCCTCAGATAGGTAAGCTAAGGTCAATGGGACTATTTTACCGCATGCCAGTCAATACAGAGGTGCAACGTGACTTTAAACTATTAATAACTAAATCATTTAAAAGTAAAGATAATTACGGTTTTGAAGTTTATGGGATCTtataaataatactccctccgtcttctttttttttcggtCTCAAAAAGagtctttctttttatttttagtaagttaacaattcaaacatcctacatgacaagttttagccacaagattcaaaagaaatgtactacacatctttaatttaaaatgTGAGCATTCAAAAGATtcttaattgtttaaattagtCTATCAAAAAGAAGACACTTAAAATGGGACCgagggagtaatatatattTAGTACATTCCTTAATTAAAATACATGATCTGCAAAGTTATTATATTCACGTAAATTCGTCATATATATTAGAGTCGCCGATGTTTAAAAGATATTTATTGGAAAATCTCGTTAAATTATGATATTTATAGTTCTAAAATAAGCAAATTACTTTCTGCATAATACAGATCTGACACGATGATATAAGAATCCTTATATTGATCATGGATATAACGATACATTCATGTATAACGAAAGGGGTAGAGGGGTTAAATTAAATAACATATACATCAAAATTCTGAGGTCAATTGGCAAATTCAATCGATCTGTCTCATGTTAGGGGTTGGCTTTAATAGGGTTACTGTAGAATAAATGTAAAATTGGTCGGTTTCAATGGATTATCGTAATCTTTTGTCTCGCGCGTTAAATTGTACTCCTCCTAGATTTTGGGAAATTACCATGAATAAGTTACAGGCGTGTTAGACCATCTTTGGAAGGAACAAGGACAACGTCCAGTGGAATCTAAGAGCGACTTTGTGGGGAAACCATTCAACCAACATTGTCTTTTTACattaactactccctccgttcatttttactaaTCTACCTTTTAACTTTTCacgctgtttaagaaataataaatgaagtacataatttatcaatatacccatattaattgatgcatatttttattagatttgaaaaataatttgaagtgagtaattaatactataagtaaaacagaaaaaaaaaattgtcttttcttgattgtaaaagtgacaagtaaaagtaaaaatctatttttaaaatactggacaagtaaaagtgaatggagggaATACCTTTGGATCgtttgcttttaaaaatagcTAAAACAAATTTTAGTATTTATTACTCCATTCAAtccaaaataaatgaatttctcgcattttttctttaaatccaaaaaataaaagaatttttttcaaagttaCCTTCTCTCAAGTGAGTTTCCAAATCCCAATATTGaccatttttactttttattttgagCCTTAAGAGTACTTAGTTTAGAAGGTGAAGCCTAGAAATAAGAAACACAACACTTAGGCGATAAACGATCTAAAAAACCAACAATTTTTGgtagttcatttcatttcaattcaATTTAGAATTAGAATTAAATAATTGATGCATTTCTTGTATTGGGAAAATCTGGGGACGGACGGAGCGTGAAAGGACACCACGTGGGGCGGCGTTCGCGAATACGGGAGTTCCGTTATGCTTCGAGGGGAGTGTAGGAGTTCAGTTCGGcaggaagaagagaaaaggcCTTTTGGGCACGAATGGAAAAATTCAGACGTTATAACACAACTGGTCTCCACTCCTACTAACCTCCATCATACCGGTTAGTCTTGGGCCGCGTATCACTGTAAGTTTGCAAAAAGAAGCTACGGTCATGTCATGTCAGCTGTATTTTAGGGTTGAAAAGTCTTGGTTTGATATTGTTAAATATACCTTCTAAGGAAAGGAATCGAGCCATCTCATCTTGGACACTTGTAACTCTAGCAACTTTTTCTCTCAAGGAGAACTTGTGAAACATCCATGTATTCTTGAGCATTAAACACGACCTTTGCCTACATTATCCACGATTAGTTTGCTTGCATTGTTATTACCATTTGTAGTCATCAGTATCAAGCCACTGTGTTTAAAAGAGTTTGTGATCAAATACGATTCACTTGTCTTCAACCCTATTAAACAACAAATTTAACTGAGAAtcctaaaatcattttttagcgGTAAACATTTCTAAGCATGGGACTTGGAACTGCAAATTTGTCAACTAACTTCGTTTACTTGTTCAATTAGGAAACATCGCATTAGGGGGTCCCCTTTGGGTTTTTGGTGGAGGGGAATTTGGCATATTGATTTGAACCTCACAATAAGAATTGAGTTGAATAACAAGACAACACTTAAGAAGAATATATCCCTTTCCAGAAACGTTTGAAAACCACAAAATTTAAGGCCCAATACTGATATTGAAATCCATGTGATTTGTTTATAGATATGGGTAGCTGTACAAGATTCGCCAATTTATACATTGATAAACACTAAAATGAtatcttaatatttttttataagttaCACGACTTAAATTTGTCAGGGAGAAAAGAATCCATTTTCTTGAGGACATCTTTTCAGATTTGTAgatcttctttatttttgtatcCCTCAATTAACAGTAAGTAGTACATTAGCTTTTCTCCCTCCAGATATATTAATATTAGAAATGGTGACCTTATTAGTTTCGAATAAATATTTATCATCTTCAATAATGGCCTAAACGGGAATCTAACTTATGCAAGTAGTTCAACTTTTCACTATTGGGTGGGTGAATATGTTTTGGAGGAAACTATACCCTATCTTTGGAAGTatcttcaaaaaataaatttcaaataaaatttaaaaaagagttGCTGTCTCCAAATCTGCTCCCTTATCTTGGGGAGGCAATATGGACTCGGGCCTAAATAAGGTTAACCTTTTCCCCGTTACTATTTCTTGTTCAAATACTTTAGcccattaaaaaaattattggccCACGCTTGCACGCTTGTATTTGCAGTCCAATTGTGGGTAAAGGGCAGAGCACATAAAGCCGCTTGGAGGACACAGCCGAAAATTACCTTACTTCAAACTAcgaaattgaagttgaaaattcggggtgggcgttcgattttttcaaagttcggcTCGGTTTTCGGTTTCGGATTTTGGTAATgacaccgaacaccgcaccGGTTATTTTGGCTCGATTTTTGTCTGTTTCGATTTtctaattcggtttttttttagcaattacacatctctccatttatttccatttttccttcttgattgctTCAGTTAGGTTTCATGTTTACGCGTACTCAaatgtttgaaggtttgatgactttagaatccaaccatagtgatcatccacacatacaagataatatcttctatatataaaatataatgtattatacaatgtataataaaatcatacgaggtatataaaattttatatagtgtataatcaaattatgtgagttatatctaatttattataatagatgaaataaattatatgaatattattctatatgtataacattttttattactatatatataataaaaatcaacactcaAATTATTATTATACTTGTGTTCAATATCCGTAGCCATGTTAAATGAAAActgagattttattttttatggaacaatgaaagaagttaagaataaggaggaagtagaaaggtaaaaaaaaatgctttaaaAAAATCTTGCGGATAAGGAGGAAGATGAAATTGTATAAAAGCTTATACTACGAACAACAAATAGGTATTGGAGTTATTCACGTCAAGGTTTCTTATATATAAcaatttgatttactataaaaCACTTAACTCGCCATGTAAcgtttaataacatttagttgctaagagtatgtaaatattattgtctacttatattttttcccaaaaaaaaaattgtgttcaTGTAgtaaatcttcaaaaaaaaaaaaaaaaaaattcggtttaaccgaagaaccggaaccgaacaccgaaattgttataaaaaaaatcgaaaccgaacacGGGAATCTTAAAAACCGAATTATCGGTTGGTCATCCATttttcggtgtttatgcccacccGTATTGAAAATTCGGTTTTGAAGTTAGAAGCCTCGATACCTACGAGTCTAAAGTTGGGTCTGCAAAAGCCTTACTTTAGATTTACATCTCTATATCTGAAACCGGATATCGTTTGTGCAGTTTGAACTTCAGACTTGGTCAAAAGTCAAGTTTAACAATCCACAACTTCAAACTTGTATGTTTGAAGTTAGCATAACTCGAGCACAGTAGAATAACCAAATTGCGAGGAATAAAGACACAAGACTGCTTTGTGATTGACAAGTTTAGATCGGCAGGAAAGACACACAAATATCATTGTCTTATACTAATTAGATACAATATTATTTCCTTCCAAATTGAGCATTCTCTTGAAATGTTTGGCCGTCTAAATCAGCATGACTGTAGATGATCCACGTTTTTCGTCAAACCAAAaacgaagaagaaaaaaaaaagaaagatttgaAGTTCgcaaacattgattataagTTAAATACTTTGAGAACCAAGGGTTATAAAATGGGCGGTATCGGTGGAATTTCAATTATGACTTGGAGTCTCGCtatctttttgtttctttttttgccTCTTCCTATTGTTGCCCTTTATCACTCGGATCTAACGAAAAATTGCATTTCTCCTATTCTTATCCCCTTGGTATTTACACCTCTTGTTAAAGCTTTACCAAGAATTCAAAAGTATATAGTAGCATAATCGAAATTCTTGGTCATCCCAAATTGTTGCTAATGCTTTTTTCCAATGAGCGtcaattaacaaaaaaattgcTTATCTCTAAAGGTAATTTGAATGAATGGAGGCTTTGAAGTAACAATGTCTCCATGTAATCTATAAGTTACGTGTTTAAAGGTAGACTTTTAATGTTGGGTATGACCTTTTTTCCAAACAAGACGGAATATACTTCGTATACCAAGCTATCCTTATAAAATGTAAAATCAGAATTACGATATTTCTCATatgtaattgaaaaaaaaaaaaaaacgcctAAAAGTTGAGTCAAAAGATTAACTTAAATATGAGCACGGAAACATATTAATTTAAATATGAGCACGGAAACATTTCGCAAtagggaaaaaaaagagagggaaatTTTCCAGGCCGATATCGATGATTTNNNNNNNNNNNNNNNNNNNNNNNNNNNNNNNNNNNNNNNNNNNNNNNNNNNNNNNNNNNNNNNNNNNNNNNNNNNNNNNNNNNNNNNNNNNNNNNNNNNNaaaaataaaaaccaaaatTCTGAGGTCAATTGGCAAATTCAATCGATCTGTCTCATGTTAGGGGTTGGCTTTAATAGGGTTACTGTAGAATAAATGTAAAAGTGGTCAGTTTCAATGGATTATCGTAATCTTTTGTCTCGCGCATTTAAATTGTACTCCTCCTAGATTTTGGGAAATTACCATGAATAAGTTACAGGCGTGTTAGACCATCTTTGGAAGGAACAAGGACAACGTCCAGTGGAATCTAAGAGACACTTTGGGGAAACCATTCAACCAACATTGTCTTTTACATTAACTACTCTCCGCTCATTTCTACTAATCTACCTTTTAACTTTTCACTactgtttaagaaataataaacaagacataatttatcaatatacccatattaattgatgcGTATATTTTTAATGGactaaaaataatttgaagtgagtaattaatactataaagaaagcagaaaaaaaaattgtctcttTCTTGATtgtaaaagaaaagtaaaagtaaaaatctattttttaaaatgccACAAAAAGTGAACGGAGTGAATACCTTTGGATCgtttgcttttaaaaatagtaaaacaaattttagtatttattactccattcaatccaaaataaatgaatttctcGCATTTTTTCTTTCGTCcgaaataaaagaatttttttcaaagttaCCTTCTCTCAAGTGAGTTTCCAAATCCCAATATTGaccatttttact
Coding sequences within it:
- the LOC132058269 gene encoding auxin-responsive protein SAUR32-like gives rise to the protein MGSGDKHHHLKFHVQVHLPNFHFHHHHHHHHGHGHENIEEFRDIPRGCVAVMVGQGEEQQRFVIPVMHINHPLFIQLLKGAEDEVEFHHNGPINIPCHVEEFRYVEDIIDKDNNNHHLWCFKA